One Clostridium estertheticum DNA segment encodes these proteins:
- a CDS encoding GNAT family N-acetyltransferase produces the protein MNNSFIVALFVLQDYQGQGIGRKILEYCKSIYSSLKLGVYTENISAINV, from the coding sequence CTGAACAATTCATTTATTGTTGCATTATTTGTTTTACAAGATTATCAAGGGCAAGGTATAGGCCGAAAAATACTGGAATACTGTAAATCTATATATTCAAGTTTAAAATTGGGAGTTTATACAGAGAACATAAGTGCAATTAACGTTTAA
- a CDS encoding Nif3-like dinuclear metal center hexameric protein: MLIKDFENFIIDTFTKEKLEIVKEKNEYGFTNIGSEEVLKLGYCTNLTIESALEAVKNNVNLLITHHDAWEWMSGMKEDVLDILKQSHITHFYIHLPLDDAEFGNNTSILKKLGFKVIDKFSNDDGMYCGRIGEIDEPIEFEKLVNRIELLLEEPIRKWRNNERLIKRIGVVTGAGFSAIDIKDAVKLGCDAYFTGEKILYTVQYAQYSKINLLVGSHTFTEIFGLESLVKIINERYPMVDIIRIKEEHIE, encoded by the coding sequence ATGTTAATCAAAGATTTTGAAAACTTTATTATTGATACTTTTACAAAAGAAAAATTAGAGATTGTAAAAGAAAAAAATGAATATGGATTCACTAATATTGGGAGCGAAGAAGTTTTAAAATTGGGATATTGTACAAACTTAACTATTGAGTCTGCACTAGAGGCAGTAAAAAATAATGTTAATTTACTAATAACACATCATGATGCTTGGGAGTGGATGTCTGGAATGAAGGAAGACGTACTTGATATTTTAAAACAAAGTCACATAACGCATTTCTATATTCATTTACCATTAGATGATGCTGAATTTGGTAACAATACTTCAATATTAAAAAAACTTGGATTTAAGGTTATAGATAAATTTTCAAATGATGATGGAATGTATTGTGGAAGGATAGGAGAAATAGATGAACCTATTGAGTTTGAAAAACTAGTGAATAGAATAGAACTGTTATTAGAAGAACCAATACGGAAATGGAGAAATAATGAACGATTAATAAAGAGAATAGGAGTAGTAACTGGTGCGGGTTTTTCTGCTATTGATATAAAAGATGCTGTTAAGTTAGGTTGTGATGCATATTTTACTGGAGAAAAGATACTCTATACTGTTCAATATGCACAATACAGTAAAATAAATCTTTTAGTTGGCAGTCATACATTTACTGAGATATTTGGATTGGAAAGTTTAGTTAAAATAATTAATGAAAGATATCCTATGGTAGACATTATAAGGATTAAAGAAGAGCATATTGAGTAA